The genomic interval ACTTTCCTCATTATATACTCATTACATAACTTACCTCGAAGTGgggaaataatttgtaaatcaAACTTGGGGTTCAGTAGACGCCAGCTGAGAATCGaatgtaaaagaaaaggaacagCAGTGCTCGGTTTTCCTCAACAATATACTCACATAACGCATGACCAAAATCAAAGGTATATCAACTACTTACTCCACCAACATAATTTGACATGTACTAAATCTTGGACTCAAATTAAGGTTGAATTCACCTTAAgctattagtattagttgtTTACGGATCTAGTAGATCTTTTAATAGAGTCGGGGGTCTAAGACTGCATTTGGACACTCAAATAATCTCAGATAATCTGAATTGATCTATAAATAGTATTGTCTCATTGAGATGTATgtaaatatatgaagtaggttgaaatatatgtttgaatatatgaaCTAGGTTGAactatatttaactttttatagaaagttaaaaaagtaataaatctcatcaatgattgatttgagatagTGATATGAACCAGTGGGAATgtaatcccttgaacccacaatcaatttgaaaacttacccaagaaagccaacatcaagccaatgaaaaattaaaacctGTTGAAGatcctgtctcaagaacctaaattataagaaagaacatcataaaggttgtgatttgttcttaataagttcaaaaattcattcaagaacaagaggagataaactcaactcacaatgaatacattaatcaaatttcataaaactaattaaaataaggttacaaagagtatttaaaacaaaacctaattaaaatcctaaccaaaataaagtcaTTTCTTCCAAAACTACTCCTGAATGAATACtatcgcggctacagtaacgtggctacagtaacttcttgaaaccttagttcaacaaaatacaacatatgtgggccaagtaTCCTCAAGCCTAATTATTCTAgattaattcctataactaataaaataagctcatttaatgaaataaacaagtccaaggcctttagtcacataaacataataatatgcCCTAATTTATATTGCactcttccataacttgtatcacgtggatcaaaactggttcatTCTTCCTTAAAGCCCATCTTGTGTGTTtagctcttgctagcttcatcctaagtggattgcatcaatcgttgcattacttccttgatcttcttggctcttgaccttataattggctcatctagaacttgcaaaggatctttaagactaggttcattttggtgcccatcattccccctctcctcaaaaggattcgatctcgaatctccacctgcattaaagggaaaaatgttagtaacattaaaAATAGCAGAAAtatgatacttacctggaagcTCCACtcgatatacattattattaatttgttcaagaatttggaagaatccatccaagctactcctatcatcaacaggTAAGGGCATTAAATCTAAATGAGTAAATAGACTAAGTTTATAAACAATatcaaaaggtgaaaatttagtagtagcatgaacactccaattatatgtaaactcaataaATGGTAAACAATACTACCACAAATATTCATGAAATACATCTAAAGTCTTCCTTATaccaaaatgatcactccaattatatgcaaactcaatgaaaggtaaatgatactcccgcaaacgtttatgcaacaagttaatgaatgacaaatgatactcccacaaaagttcatgcaacacgtctaaaatcttctttacactaaaatgaccactccaattatatgcaaattcaatgaaagacaaatgatactctcacaagtgttcatgcaacaagtcaatgattagcaaatgatacttccacaaacgttcatgcaacacgtctaaaatcttctttataccaaaatgaccactccaattatatgcaaattcaatgaaagacaaatgatactctcacaaatATTCATGCATCAAGTCAATGattggcaaatgatactcccacaaacattcatgcaacacgtctaaaatcttttttacaccaaaatgatccATCAAACCAAATTCATGCACAAGCAACTCATGCATAAGACTAGTAAGCCTacaaagtctattctctttaaacaaataccaatctagtctatagaactgaccaaacgatgctttctcacgtactccatacacactagtCAAGCCATAATCATTAACgtacaatttcttatcatattcaagtctcaataactttgtatctaaaatgatgacaaggacataccttcttgctaaaacATCAACTACAAAAATTTCCTTACCTTGTGTATACTTAATTACatgaggaaatgtctcaatgaattgcacccacttggcatgtattctattcaacttacttTGTCCCTTCAAGTGCGTCAATAACTCATGTTCTTTAAAGAAAGGTcgggtaggaattgtcgcacctgatacaaaatcaatgtaatgttCTATCTCTCTAGtgggtggcaatccactaaacacaccgttaggaatcatgacctcacaTCCCTGCAATAAAGAAACAACACTAGGAAAAGAGTCGTtaaattcgttagtataaaagcttgcctTGGCATAAAAgctcacttttgtttttctgtttttctatgcaatctctatttctttttcctctcttgactccactcttttttcttgactctcagccacatctctattttctttttcactctctctttctcttgatgtttcgacctcattcatttttttcctcactaacttttttctttttactctctttttttctttcactctcatctttttttgaactctcggcctcaattatttttcaacttattcttttttttttcttgaggtttcagcctcactctcatcttttttctctctcatttttttttctttcctttcagtctcactatttcttttttcctcaatcccatacttatttttacactttttttttttttttaatctcactTTTCAACTTTGGTTGGTCCtcatggacctgtgttggagttaaaagagcaaatttgattatttttacatcctttttaaaaactgtacatgttccttaacccatcatggatcaccttcctatcatactgccacagcttccccaacaaaatatggccaccatacataggcactacatcacaaaacACCACATCCTggtatttttcaattgaaaaaacaattagtacttgcttatttaccctaacctccccacaatcactcaaccactgcaacttgtatggtttatggtgttttaaggtaggtaaattcaatttctcaactaaagtagtgctagccacattaatacaactccttccatcaataatcatactacatacattgttgtagatgtggcatctagtatgaaaaatattctcgcTCTGCtactctgtatcatccatcttaatttgtgtattgagagcacgcctaacaacaagagactcaccatactcttcattcttatacTTATGTTCGACACTTGGGTCATGCCTCTTCATATCTATCGCACCTTGTAGTTTTCTACACACTGCATCTTGTTGATCCATCATTTCTcacacttcacccaacaccaagtttaactgctcaaactgttgtttcATGACTTGCAACACAAAGAATAAGTTATCTGCCATCTCCTCTGGCTATAAGTCACTCATATGAGACAtcgtaatgtgctgcacaaaaagaatgttactGAAAAACctcacactcccttacgtgtttacactcgaataatgacactccactcgtgtttcactcttaattgtatttttttttataatagtttcACACTCTCTTGaattttacctcaatagtttttttgcttaagttctttaagaactagttgaactaaatcaaaacaatacaaccttgtattattattccaaccagcaataggttcaagaaacaagaaaggaataaaatgacacgagactcaaggtatttatacgagggaaagagtaattataaaacaagatactaactagaaagatgtattcagcccatttgatgataaaactcaatcaacaaatatatttctttctctttattgtaaatatgtagcaacctttgaatatggtaccatttttttcttttcttttcttttctcttattttctctaattcaatcacaaacaacaatatttaattgtgaaaatcaagtaattgaattcaagcacacaaaaattgacaataaagtaaaagaGAGTAAATGGAACGGCACTCCAAgtaattgacaaacttagagatgcaagaaaccctagaattttgaaaccctaggtgatacAAATTTCAGCCAtaccaaaaaccctaagaattttggcagcctacattttgtttttgtttttgttttttttatttttttgtttcttacaaccctagaacaatgaagccctaaaatgcaagaattaaaaaatagaatcagacctaATTGGAAACTTTGCTCttataccaaatgatatgaacccgtgggaatagaatctcttgaacccacaatcaatttgaaaactcacccaaaaaaaccaaaatcaagccaatggaaaatttagacccgttgaggAACTCGCTTCAataacctagattatatgaaaatctagacacattgaagaacttgtctcaataacctaaattataaggacgAACGCCACAAGTTTGTGATTtgtctttgataagttcaaaagtttattcaagaacaagaggagataaactcaactcataatgaataaattcatcaagttTCATAAAACTAGTTAAAATGAggttacaaagagtatttaaaccaaaacctaattaaaaccctaaccaaaataaagtcctTTCTTCCAAAACTACCCCTGAATGAATAGTGCCGCAGCTACAGTAATTTCTTGAAACcttagttcaacaaaataaaatacatgtgaGCCAAACATCatcaagcccaattattctagactaattcttataactaataaaataaatctctttaatgaaataaacaagtctaaTGCCTttaatcacataaacataataataggccctaatttatgttgctctttcatagcttgtatcacgtggatcaaaactggtttttttttttttaaagctcatcttgtgtgttgggctcttgctagctccatcccaagtagattgcaccaatccttatATTGCTTTTTTGATCTTCTTAGCTATTGACATTGTAATTGAcctatctgaaacttgcaaatgatctttaagactagctccatcttggtgcccattaGATAGATTAAAATGGATTTGACATCAAAAGATTCCAAACATACCCTAAATAATGGTTGAAATCCAATTTGAATGAGCATCAACGATTTCTTGCCATTTTATTTAGTCGGAAAAATGCACTTACAATTGTTTATATGCTATCATAAATCAAGTCAAATCAACCCAACGAGGCTGGTTCATGGTTGATCTGAATCTAATCCAAAACACTATAGGGGTGATACCCACATATGTGGTGGCGGGGTCACCCTTCCCCGCATCCTGCCCCCTGCATATGCAAGGGGTGGTGTTTCTAGCTCCGCACCTTGCCCCCGAGAGGTGGGGGCGGGTGCGGACATTCCATCCGCCCTGCCCCCCGCCCCCTTCAAGGGTATTGAAGCTCCATTCGGCCTAAAACTggtccaaaaataatttttcggACCCAAACtcaaattagtatataatttaaattgtacattaaaattaaaatatataataataatttaaaaactgataagataaaaactatgttatcaatttttaaatttgttagacttgttcacaataTTATATTGTGAATTGGCCTCTTAAGTCAACATTTATATAGGAGACTAAAGTAATACAAGAGTCTTACTTGAATAATGTGGGACTCAAATAACCCGCCCCCGACATCTGCTAAGCGATGCGGAATAGCCCACTTGTCTATATGAGAGTGGGGCGGACGGTGGCAGAGTAGGGGGCAGCTCCGCTGCCCACCCTACAAAACAGAAAACAAGCCAGCATGTGGGGAAaccaattaatttttaataaatttatggtACCTTCTGCAAATCTAATACAAACATCGGATCTACGAACTAGGGGCcttgaacaaaacaaaagaaatccgTTCGAACTCCGAAGGACCAATTTTTCCGTCTGAAGTCTCGCTCTCCGACCGAGTAAATCATtgcgagagagaaagagatattTTAAGAAGCCAGAAGCCCCCAATCATCTGATAAATTCTTGAACCTCCCCAGCATGGATCTCAACCCGGTGAGTTTACTCACTTCTGCGACGTCACCTCTTCAGATTTTTGAAGCATGGTGTTAGTGTAGCGTGCgtattataattgtaaattttggCTAATATATGGTGATAGCTTTGGTTTTGGGAGGTGGTTAAATCTGGATTTCAGAACTCGATTTGGGTTGTATTTGTTGTTGCTAGATGATTCGCCATTACGTTTTGTTGTGACAAGGtttaggaaaagaaagagagaattaaTTGCACCTTCTGATTTGAATATCTCGTACAGTTTTTGCTGTAATATAAAACTAAGAAATGATCAAATTCACCTGATTAAGCTAAATGCATGAATTAAGTTAGTTTGCTGTGTTGGGCGGTTGCCCATAttgagtatggttgagattctCATTGGGTTCTTTTGGtttatgagaaaatgaaggaaaggaTAAAAAGTTGGGATTATGCTTATGAAAGGTCTTGGcattgaaagagagaaaaaaaggggaaatattaaaaagaagaaagtttCCATCGTTGTTGGCCAAGAAAGCAATACCCCTGTAAACGTAATATAATTATTTGGGAAAACTTATTTATGACaaatttttccattttatttttgtaaaatagaaagaaaaacaataaacagCATTAAGTCATGAAATAAACTTGAAAGCTGAATGTGACAATGGTAACTCAATTTTTGGCACAAGAAGGACTAGTCTGGAATCCCTTTATCATTAGGATGAAAAGGAGTGCTAACTTTCTTGGGTGGTAGACATGGACTATTGAGTGCACCTTTCATTGCTGGTTCTTGTGAAGATTTTTAGTCTTGCTATCTGGAAGTTTGTTAAGTCGAAGAAATGTCtaaattgacatttttttttaaggtttgtCAGATATTGTCTCAATTTCAGATGATTATCCTTTTACGCTCATGTGCAGCATGCAGGAGAAAATTACGCCCACCCGAAGACGTGTCTCTTTCATGTTATCTTCAAGGTCTATATACCTggttattttcttaaaatttttttctctgtaCCCAGTTTCTGCACCTTTTGAATTAGGAGAGAAGATGTTTCAGTGCATGAATTCGTTCTTTTTGGATTTGGCAGGCTGCAGCGTTGGCCTTTTACATACTTTTTGCCttatttattagtaattttGTCATCATTTTTGTGGTGACTGTTCTTCTTGCTGCTCTTGATTTTTGGGTAGTCAAGAATGTGAGTGGCCGTATCTTGGTTGGTTTAAGGTGGTGGAATGAGATAAATGATCTTGGTGAGAgtgtatggaaatttgaatcCCTTGACCAAGAGGTTAGTATGTTATGCTTTTCTAGCATCAACTTATCTTTACTTCATCTGGTAAATATCTCTTAGTGGTGATACTCAAGTTCTATTTTCTCTTTAGTTCTAGAGTCTCATATATGTTGGTGCTTGTTTGTGCTTTAGTCCTTGGCCCGCATGAACAAGAAAGATTCGTGGCTATTCTGGTGGACCCTGTACCTTACGGTAAgcaaatatgatttattatagCATGTGACAATCCACATATGATTTATTATAGCATGAGTATAACCTGCTGTCCCCCTCCcgagaaatataaaaaataaaaaagaagaagtgcaTGCAGTGCAGTGGTGTAACTGGAAGTTTCCATTTGGGGGTGCTGGAGGTTAGGGGTCAAATTCTGGAGGTTGCATGGCTTCACCACACACCCCCAGCTCTGCCTCTGACATGCTGTGTAATAAACTGAACTAAGAGTGCACTTGTAATGCAAGAGATTTGACAGCTAGATGttaatagaaataattttttttcctggaaGTGTCTGTGTAAGAAAGGGTACCGAgaatatatttgtaattggatttagagtttaagaatttaaaactGACGAGAATTTGAACAGCTGGTCTGGACCTTTCTGCTTGTAGTTAGGCCTTTTTATGTAGTTTGTTTCAGTGTCTAAACTTGCTATTCTGTATTTTTTAGGCGGCTGCATGGATTGTGCTGGCAATATTCTCTCTCATAAGGCTTCAGGCTGATTATCTTCTCGTTATAGGAGTTTGTCTAACCCTCAGTATTGCAAATATTGTTGGCTTTACGAAATGCCGTAAAGGTGTGCAAgcagtttttttcattttttatcataacCTTGTAATATTAGTTGCTGGGTATGGCCTATTAAAATGTCTCTTTCCTGAGATGAGCCAATATAGGCATTCCAATGTTACCCTCTACAATCTAAGAATAAATAACcgtatatcatttttaattaatatttttgtgaaaGGTAATTATCATTGTGAAGATTTTTTGGGGAGTTTGGGGTTGGAGATTGGACTGTAAGATGTGATTTCTACAAGATAGTTTTTTCCCTGAGAAAAGTAACATCTAGGTTAGGTGTTGAATAAATCAATGGATGCCCTATAAATTGGGTGCTGCTTAATGTAGCTTACACTCCACTGTTCATGGTTTCTGTTTGGGTGATTCCAACCATGTTTTGAGCGAGTGTTCATCATAGATGTCTTCTGAGCATGCTGATGAACATTAATATGGAAGGAAAGATGATTAATTGTTCTTAGTTTAATTTGGCACAACTAGTATAGGGATTTGTTTAAAGAACTCGTATAAACCCAAGAAGAGTACTCCAGTTGAGCTTTTATGCTGTTAATAGGCAAACTTCAATAGCGACTCATTGCGGTACCTGTATTTGCTTTGGGCCTTTTGAATTTCTCTCGTGCTCTATATGTGCATTGCTTGATGCATCAACATATAGCtctcctttcattttttctcaagTGATTTTGGTTTGGGCGATGTTGGAGCATGTAACTTGTTATTATAAGTTAGAAACTTCAGTAATATGAAAGATATTAGGGTGCATGGATTTGAAATGACTCACCTATGAATGCATTAATCTAGAAATACCCATCTGCAACAAATGAGAAACACAAAGCAGGGATTAcatatttacttatatatatgaaaaaagaacaaagCAGTGATTTCATTTTTGCTTAACATCCAAAAATGCTTTAGTGAGCATACA from Juglans microcarpa x Juglans regia isolate MS1-56 chromosome 4S, Jm3101_v1.0, whole genome shotgun sequence carries:
- the LOC121261925 gene encoding Golgi apparatus membrane protein-like protein ECHIDNA isoform X1 translates to MDLNPHAGENYAHPKTCLFHVIFKAAALAFYILFALFISNFVIIFVVTVLLAALDFWVVKNVSGRILVGLRWWNEINDLGESVWKFESLDQESLARMNKKDSWLFWWTLYLTAAAWIVLAIFSLIRLQADYLLVIGVCLTLSIANIVGFTKCRKDAKQKIQQFASQTIASQVSSTIQSAIFSAV
- the LOC121261925 gene encoding Golgi apparatus membrane protein-like protein ECHIDNA isoform X2 — translated: MDLNPHAGENYAHPKTCLFHVIFKNVSGRILVGLRWWNEINDLGESVWKFESLDQESLARMNKKDSWLFWWTLYLTAAAWIVLAIFSLIRLQADYLLVIGVCLTLSIANIVGFTKCRKDAKQKIQQFASQTIASQVSSTIQSAIFSAV